In one window of Protaetiibacter larvae DNA:
- a CDS encoding PaaI family thioesterase: MVILPPDLDPELIARIGDSGGGELARKMGIEFLELSASRSVARMPVEGNRQVVGLLHGGAHVVLGESLGSISSAIHAGPGRIAVGIEINASHSRSITDGWVTGTCTALVLGRTLATHEIVMTDEEGRRLSTVRMTNYLKSRD; encoded by the coding sequence ATGGTGATCCTCCCGCCCGACCTCGACCCGGAGCTCATCGCGCGCATCGGCGACAGCGGAGGCGGCGAGCTGGCCCGCAAGATGGGCATCGAGTTCCTCGAACTGTCGGCGTCCCGCTCGGTCGCGCGGATGCCCGTCGAGGGGAACCGGCAGGTGGTGGGGCTGCTGCACGGCGGCGCCCACGTGGTGCTCGGCGAGTCGCTCGGCTCGATCTCGTCCGCCATCCACGCCGGCCCCGGCCGCATCGCGGTCGGCATCGAGATCAACGCGAGCCACAGCCGCTCGATCACCGATGGCTGGGTCACCGGCACCTGCACGGCCCTCGTGCTGGGACGCACCCTCGCCACCCACGAGATCGTCATGACCGACGAGGAGGGCCGACGCCTCTCCACCGTCCGCATGACCAACTACCTGAAGTCCCGCGACTGA
- a CDS encoding ANTAR domain-containing response regulator: MSESEATPSAPRRVVVAEDESLIRLDIVEILRDNGFDVVGEAGDGETAVALATELRPDLVVMDVKMPQLDGISAAERLSKNHIAPVVLLTAFSQKELVERASEAGALAYVVKPFTPNDLLPAIEIALSRYQQIVTLEAEVADMVERFETRKLVDRAKGLLNEKMGLTEPEAFRWIQKASMDRRLTMHDVAQAIIDQLAPKK; this comes from the coding sequence GTGAGTGAGTCGGAAGCCACCCCCAGCGCACCCCGTCGCGTCGTCGTCGCGGAGGACGAGTCGCTCATCCGTCTCGACATCGTCGAGATCCTGCGCGACAACGGCTTCGACGTGGTCGGTGAGGCCGGCGACGGCGAGACGGCTGTGGCCCTCGCCACCGAACTGCGCCCGGATCTCGTCGTCATGGATGTGAAGATGCCGCAGCTCGACGGCATCTCGGCGGCCGAGCGGCTCAGCAAGAACCACATCGCGCCGGTCGTGCTGCTCACCGCGTTCAGCCAGAAGGAGCTCGTGGAGCGGGCGAGCGAGGCGGGCGCTCTCGCCTACGTCGTCAAGCCGTTCACCCCGAACGACCTGCTGCCGGCGATCGAGATCGCGCTCAGCCGCTACCAGCAGATCGTGACCCTCGAGGCCGAGGTCGCCGACATGGTCGAGCGCTTCGAGACCCGCAAGCTCGTCGACCGCGCCAAGGGCCTGCTCAACGAGAAGATGGGCCTGACCGAGCCCGAGGCCTTCCGCTGGATCCAGAAGGCGTCCATGGACCGCCGCCTCACCATGCACGACGTCGCCCAGGCGATCATCGACCAGCTCGCCCCCAAGAAGTAA
- the pyk gene encoding pyruvate kinase yields the protein MRRAKIVATLGPATSSYENLRAIIDAGVNVARMNLSHGSYDVHEEIYANIRRAAADAGQPVAVLVDLQGPKIRLGKFENGPHELAVGDIFTITTEDVPGTKELVGTTFKGLPQDVKPGDFLLIDDGKVKVQVLDTDGVRVRTQVIVAGPVSNNKGINLPGVAVNVPALSEKDEADLRWGLGLGADYIALSFVRDARDVTRVHEIMAEEGRKVPVIAKIEKPQAVDALEEIIDAFDGIMVARGDLAVELPLEAVPVVQKHAVELCRRMAKPVIVATQMLESMTHSPVPTRAEASDVANAVLDGADAVMLSGETSVGEYPVVTVQTMARIIASTEEHGLERIAPLGTKPRTQGGAITLAAAEVASFVDAKFVCVFTESGDSARRMSRLRFPIPMKAFTPDEAIRRRMNLTWGIESFLVERVKHTDAMYKQVDEILLENKLAELGDKVVVISGSPPGIPGSTNDLRVHVVGDAINRVTPVWESGDHAD from the coding sequence ATGAGACGAGCCAAGATCGTCGCGACGCTGGGACCCGCCACGTCGAGCTACGAGAACCTCCGCGCCATCATCGACGCGGGCGTCAACGTCGCGCGGATGAACCTCAGCCACGGCAGCTATGACGTGCACGAGGAGATCTACGCCAACATCCGGCGCGCCGCCGCGGACGCCGGTCAGCCGGTCGCCGTGCTCGTCGACCTGCAGGGGCCCAAGATCCGCCTCGGCAAGTTCGAGAACGGGCCGCACGAGCTCGCCGTCGGCGACATCTTCACGATCACGACCGAGGACGTGCCCGGCACCAAGGAGCTCGTCGGCACGACCTTCAAGGGTCTGCCGCAGGACGTGAAGCCGGGCGACTTCCTGCTCATCGACGACGGCAAGGTGAAGGTCCAGGTGCTCGACACCGACGGCGTGCGCGTGCGCACCCAGGTGATCGTCGCCGGTCCCGTGTCGAACAACAAGGGCATCAACCTGCCCGGCGTCGCCGTCAACGTGCCGGCGCTCTCCGAGAAGGACGAGGCCGACCTGCGCTGGGGCCTCGGGCTCGGCGCGGACTACATCGCGCTGTCGTTCGTGCGCGACGCGCGCGACGTGACCCGCGTGCACGAGATCATGGCGGAGGAGGGGCGCAAGGTGCCCGTCATCGCCAAGATCGAGAAGCCGCAGGCGGTCGACGCCCTCGAGGAGATCATCGACGCCTTCGACGGCATCATGGTCGCCCGCGGCGACCTCGCCGTCGAACTGCCGCTGGAGGCGGTCCCGGTGGTGCAGAAGCACGCCGTGGAGCTGTGTCGTCGGATGGCGAAGCCCGTCATCGTGGCCACCCAGATGCTCGAGTCGATGACGCACTCGCCGGTGCCGACCCGTGCCGAGGCCTCCGACGTCGCCAACGCCGTGCTCGACGGCGCCGACGCGGTCATGCTCTCCGGTGAGACGAGCGTGGGCGAGTACCCGGTCGTGACCGTGCAGACGATGGCCCGCATCATCGCCTCCACCGAGGAGCACGGACTGGAGCGCATCGCGCCGCTCGGCACCAAGCCCCGCACGCAGGGCGGGGCGATCACCCTCGCCGCGGCCGAGGTCGCGAGCTTCGTGGACGCCAAGTTCGTGTGCGTCTTCACCGAGTCCGGCGACTCGGCGCGCCGCATGTCGCGGCTGCGCTTCCCGATCCCCATGAAGGCCTTCACGCCGGATGAGGCGATCCGCCGCCGGATGAACCTCACCTGGGGCATCGAGTCGTTCCTCGTCGAGCGCGTCAAGCACACCGACGCCATGTACAAGCAGGTCGACGAGATCCTCCTCGAGAACAAGCTCGCGGAACTCGGCGACAAGGTGGTCGTGATCTCGGGATCCCCTCCCGGCATCCCCGGCTCCACCAACGACCTGCGCGTGCACGTCGTGGGCGACGCCATCAACCGGGTCACCCCGGTGTGGGAGTCCGGCGACCACGCCGACTGA
- a CDS encoding glutamate synthase subunit beta: MADPKGFLKVQERELPKRRPVAVRIMDWKEVYEDQDRTQLRRQAGRCMDCGVPFCHHGCPLGNLIPEWNDLTWRGEGRQAIERLHATNNFPEFTGRLCPAPCESACVLGINQPPVTIKQVEVSIIDHAFQNGWVQPHAPERLTGKTVAVVGSGPAGLAAAQQLTRAGHTVAVYERDDRIGGLLRYGIPDFKMEKRQIEQRLAQMQAEGTRFRAGVEIGVDISWAELRERYDAVVIATGSTVPRELPIPGRDLLGVHFAMDYLVQQNKVVAGDSVPEQLTAHGKHVVVIGGGDTGADCIGTAHRQGALSVTNLAIGYQPPTERPEHQPWPMTPTLFEVSSAHEEGGERVYLASTVEFLGNEAGEVRALRVAETEYVDGRRVPKSGTEREIPADLVLIAMGFTGPEKDSLEEQLHVPFDGRGNVTRDGQYATTEPGVFVAGDAGRGQSLIVWAIAEGRAVASAVDRYLEGDTQLPFPVNPTDRGIGL; encoded by the coding sequence ATGGCTGACCCGAAGGGGTTCCTCAAGGTTCAGGAGCGCGAGCTGCCGAAACGGCGGCCGGTCGCCGTGCGCATCATGGACTGGAAAGAGGTCTACGAGGACCAGGACCGCACGCAGTTGCGCCGGCAGGCCGGACGCTGCATGGACTGCGGCGTGCCGTTCTGCCATCACGGCTGCCCGCTCGGCAACCTCATCCCGGAGTGGAACGACCTCACCTGGCGCGGCGAGGGCCGGCAGGCCATCGAACGCCTGCACGCGACCAACAACTTCCCGGAGTTCACCGGACGGCTGTGCCCCGCGCCCTGCGAGTCGGCCTGCGTGCTCGGCATCAACCAGCCGCCGGTCACCATCAAGCAGGTCGAGGTGTCGATCATCGACCACGCGTTCCAGAACGGCTGGGTGCAGCCGCACGCACCCGAGCGACTGACCGGCAAGACGGTCGCGGTGGTCGGCTCCGGCCCCGCGGGGCTCGCCGCCGCACAGCAGCTCACCCGCGCGGGCCACACGGTGGCCGTGTACGAGCGGGACGACCGCATCGGCGGCCTGCTGCGCTACGGCATCCCCGACTTCAAGATGGAGAAGCGCCAGATCGAGCAGCGCCTCGCCCAGATGCAGGCCGAAGGCACGCGCTTCCGCGCGGGCGTCGAGATCGGCGTCGACATCTCCTGGGCCGAGCTGCGCGAGCGCTACGACGCCGTCGTCATCGCGACCGGGTCGACCGTCCCGCGCGAGCTGCCGATCCCCGGCCGCGACCTGCTCGGCGTGCACTTCGCCATGGACTACCTCGTTCAGCAGAACAAGGTGGTCGCGGGCGACAGTGTCCCCGAACAGCTCACGGCGCACGGCAAGCATGTGGTGGTCATCGGCGGCGGCGACACCGGCGCCGACTGCATCGGCACCGCGCACCGCCAGGGCGCGCTCAGCGTCACCAACCTCGCGATCGGCTACCAGCCGCCCACCGAGCGCCCCGAGCACCAGCCGTGGCCCATGACGCCGACCCTCTTCGAGGTCTCGAGCGCCCACGAGGAGGGCGGCGAGCGCGTCTACCTCGCCTCCACCGTCGAGTTCCTCGGCAACGAGGCCGGCGAGGTGCGTGCGCTCCGCGTGGCCGAGACGGAGTACGTCGACGGGCGCCGGGTGCCGAAGTCGGGCACCGAGCGCGAGATCCCCGCCGACCTCGTGCTCATCGCGATGGGCTTCACCGGCCCCGAGAAGGATTCGCTCGAGGAGCAGCTGCACGTGCCGTTCGACGGGCGCGGCAACGTGACCCGTGACGGTCAGTACGCCACGACGGAGCCGGGCGTGTTCGTCGCCGGTGACGCCGGGCGCGGCCAGTCGCTCATCGTCTGGGCCATCGCGGAGGGACGCGCCGTGGCATCCGCCGTCGACCGCTACCTCGAGGGCGACACCCAGCTGCCCTTCCCGGTGAACCCCACCGACCGCGGCATCGGCCTCTGA